The following coding sequences lie in one Megalodesulfovibrio gigas DSM 1382 = ATCC 19364 genomic window:
- a CDS encoding flavin reductase family protein: MKRSLGAKPLLFPTPVLVVGTYDDQGRPNAMTAAWGGICCSKPPCVTVSLRKATYTYASLMARKAYTLHVTDEPHLTASDFLGMASGRDGDKLGTLGLTTVRSELVDAPIIQEYPLVLECKIVHVHDLGLHTMFVGEVQDIKADARVLDEKGHLLLDALKPLGFMPEVRTYHGMGPALGRAFDAGKLHMPKKAE; the protein is encoded by the coding sequence ATGAAACGTTCCCTGGGGGCCAAGCCCCTGCTGTTTCCCACCCCGGTGCTGGTGGTCGGCACCTATGACGACCAGGGCCGCCCCAACGCCATGACCGCAGCCTGGGGCGGCATCTGCTGCTCCAAGCCGCCGTGCGTCACCGTATCGCTGCGCAAGGCGACGTACACGTATGCCAGCCTCATGGCCCGCAAGGCCTACACCCTGCACGTGACCGACGAGCCGCACCTCACCGCCTCGGACTTCCTGGGCATGGCCTCGGGCCGCGACGGCGACAAGCTGGGCACCCTGGGCCTGACCACGGTGCGCTCCGAGCTGGTGGACGCGCCCATCATTCAGGAATATCCCCTGGTGCTGGAATGCAAGATTGTGCATGTGCACGACCTGGGCTTGCATACCATGTTCGTGGGGGAAGTACAGGACATCAAGGCCGATGCCCGCGTGCTGGACGAAAAAGGGCACCTGCTGCTGGACGCCCTCAAGCCCCTGGGCTTCATGCCTGAGGTGCGCACCTATCACGGCATGGGGCCGGCGCTGGGCCGGGCCTTCGACGCCGGCAAGCTGCACATGCCGAAGAAAGCGGAATAG
- a CDS encoding MBL fold metallo-hydrolase RNA specificity domain-containing protein encodes MKIQFLGGAQTVTGSCHMMEAAGRRFCVDCGMHQGSRDIEARNQNTTVYRPAEIDFICMTHAHIDHSGLLPRMVRDGFKGVIYATAPTRDLLAIMLEDSAHIQEMEAEWQSKKRHRKGKRDVEPLYTIQDAHNTMPRFQVVEYNTPFSPAPGITVTYKEAGHILGSAFLEFDIEEPAAPGENGGKGGTNRSRLIFSGDLGRPNALFLRDPEDAAPADYLFVESTYGDRNHKDENASRDELAEAIAYSYKQGEKVIIPAFAVERTQEVIYSLFLLREEGRLPADMPVYVDSPLAIKATEIFRKHPEYFDAETHALLKQGKNPLSLPNLRFTQTREESQAINALRKPAVVISASGMCNAGRIKHHLRHNLWRPGASIVFVGFQARGTPGRKIVDGIQNLRILGDEVSVKARIFTIGGFSAHAGQSQILTWLSAFARPGMKVYLVHGENSAQKILAGLIRERFKLDVHIPAYLEECVLSPGKPPLEITHPQLAEPRIDWPWLVQDADAKLAELRRRVELLQAKPWVDQTELRDRLVDITAELASLIAEM; translated from the coding sequence ATGAAAATCCAATTTCTTGGCGGCGCCCAGACGGTGACCGGCTCCTGCCACATGATGGAGGCCGCCGGCCGCCGGTTTTGCGTGGATTGCGGCATGCACCAGGGCAGCCGGGACATCGAAGCACGCAACCAGAACACCACGGTGTACAGGCCGGCAGAAATCGACTTCATCTGCATGACGCACGCCCACATCGACCATTCCGGCCTGTTGCCGCGCATGGTGCGGGACGGGTTCAAGGGCGTCATCTACGCCACTGCCCCCACGCGGGATCTCCTGGCCATCATGCTGGAAGACAGCGCCCACATCCAGGAAATGGAAGCCGAGTGGCAGTCCAAAAAACGCCACCGTAAAGGCAAGCGCGATGTGGAACCCCTGTACACCATCCAGGACGCCCACAACACCATGCCCCGGTTCCAGGTGGTGGAATACAACACCCCCTTTTCGCCGGCCCCGGGCATCACGGTCACGTACAAGGAGGCCGGGCACATCCTGGGCTCCGCCTTTCTGGAGTTCGATATTGAGGAGCCGGCTGCCCCTGGCGAGAATGGCGGCAAGGGTGGGACAAACCGCTCGCGGCTGATCTTCTCCGGAGACCTGGGCCGGCCCAATGCCCTGTTTCTGCGCGACCCCGAAGACGCCGCCCCGGCGGATTACCTGTTTGTGGAATCCACCTACGGCGACCGCAATCACAAGGACGAAAACGCCAGCCGCGACGAACTGGCCGAGGCCATTGCCTACAGCTACAAGCAGGGGGAAAAGGTCATCATCCCGGCCTTTGCCGTGGAGCGGACCCAGGAAGTCATCTATTCCCTGTTCCTGCTGCGCGAAGAAGGCCGGCTGCCGGCAGACATGCCCGTGTATGTGGATAGCCCCCTGGCCATCAAGGCAACGGAAATTTTCCGCAAGCACCCGGAATACTTTGATGCCGAAACCCATGCCCTGCTCAAGCAGGGCAAGAATCCGCTTTCCCTGCCCAACCTGCGCTTTACCCAGACGCGGGAGGAATCCCAGGCCATCAACGCCTTGCGCAAGCCGGCCGTGGTCATCTCTGCCAGCGGCATGTGCAACGCCGGGCGCATCAAGCATCACCTGCGGCACAACCTGTGGCGGCCCGGGGCGTCCATCGTCTTTGTGGGCTTCCAGGCCCGGGGCACACCCGGCCGCAAGATTGTGGACGGCATCCAGAATCTGCGCATCCTGGGGGACGAAGTTTCGGTCAAGGCCCGGATCTTCACCATCGGCGGTTTCTCGGCCCATGCCGGCCAAAGCCAGATCCTGACCTGGCTCTCCGCCTTTGCCCGGCCGGGGATGAAGGTCTATTTGGTGCACGGCGAAAATTCCGCCCAGAAGATTCTGGCCGGGCTCATCAGGGAGCGATTCAAGCTGGACGTGCACATCCCGGCGTATCTGGAAGAATGCGTGCTCAGCCCCGGCAAGCCGCCGCTGGAAATCACGCACCCGCAACTGGCCGAGCCGCGCATCGACTGGCCCTGGCTGGTGCAGGATGCCGACGCCAAGCTGGCCGAGCTCAGACGGCGTGTGGAACTGTTGCAGGCCAAGCCGTGGGTGGATCAAACCGAGTTGCGGGATCGGCTGGTGGACATCACCGCCGAGCTTGCATCTCTCATCGCGGAGATGTAA